A section of the Pochonia chlamydosporia 170 chromosome 2, whole genome shotgun sequence genome encodes:
- a CDS encoding Rho guanyl nucleotide exchange factor (similar to Neosartorya fischeri NRRL 181 XP_001266884.1), which translates to MAHAPLLRNNTAPVFHSNQSGVSVLQQNNMSSAPRGSQLSGSTAYAGSSTSLTSLSSAATAVPGQNGANVMATANIINQKADASRSLYQICVSLKQRLSQVPDFAQYLDQLDPTDPVDPLWNLFRSGYPLLTIYNSLQPTEPLRVDDPNASEAKKSKIAIFKFVQACMKELQVPPAQSFVITDLMGNDTSGFVKVTQVVNYVLDLADQRGLLLQLQPYPEDEAVISTGGSQMTYRDHIVKELVDTERKYVQDLENLHDLKKTLEQKGLIPGDVVHQIFLNINAILDFQRRFLIRVETTNSLPKAVQRWGAPFCFYEDAFDIYQPFIANQRKAAQIANQVFEKIQQSDHPVAADFNTLDGFLLKPMQRLVKYPLLLKDLAKKSEDVEVKDDLNTGCDAAERVLQKANEAVNRDLLDEALEELITRVDDWKSHKVESFGKLLLHGVYGVITGKSEQEKDYEIYLFECILLCCKEASGKKDKTRSTGPRIRNRNAKLQLKGRIFMTNVTDIVSLSKPGSHSVQIWWKGDPGVENFTIKFLNEETMRKWAVGLETQRKENAPRLSTSQESINNDFAWTRDHAGGLENPYLQQDEDDDEDYGPATAPAQFPMPASMGAAVPRTSSSSSLRQRSATGESTQSLAGIARAPPPRFPLPMPPAPLSLQTQGSGAPSPGSRGGDSYFSPVAESPASSRTSTTSGIFPGPAYQFPPKAGTPQAVWDDPRYAPPNMPRAPSRDGSSPNPIGMSARNARGPSLPAMATHSQTAAQQQRSRSYSTPDVNVGGIPRQRQPSQGNVPAVPGIPQHLHPAHDGNIPRSQTGSPRNDLPIRTSTQSPGLQRERMHQHSGSLGGTMTHFPSQPTYQRGNTPTGGNGLRVDSATANSRNVSPSIGTGTLPPTSNPMASPDLPMPTQLKVRVNCDSGNYVTLVVAFNITYQSLIDRIDAKLARFMTSSIGKGLLKLRYRDEDGDFVTIQSDDDIQIAFMEWREGVRNMYSGGVGEIELFCVGDGQ; encoded by the exons ATGGCCCATGCCCCTCTCCTTCGAAACAACACCGCTCCGGTCTTCCACTCCAACCAGAGCGGCGTCAGCGTCCTTCAGCAAAACAACATGAGTAGCGCACCACGCGGTAGCCAGCTGTCAGGTTCGACGGCTTATGCTGGCTCATCCACGTCCTTGACTTCCCTGAGCAGCGCTGCAACCGCAGTGCCAGGCCAGAATGGCGCAAACGTCATGGCCActgccaacatcatcaaccaaaAAGCCGATGCCTCGAGATCTCTGTATCAAATTTGTGTATCACTCAAACAACGATTAAGTCAGGTACCCGACTTCGCACAATACTTGGATCAGCTTGATCCAACCGATCCCGTCGACCCTCTATGGAACTTGTTTCGCTCCGGGTATCCCCTCCTCACAATCTACAACTCGCTACAGCCCACGGAGCCTCTCAGGGTAGACGATCCAAATGCGTCAGAAGCCAAGAAGTCCAAGATTGCTATTTTCAAGTTTGTGCAAGCTTGCATGAAGGAACTGCAGGTCCCCCCAGCTCAAAGTTTTGTGATTACTGATTTGATGGGGAATGACACCAGTGGCTTCGTCAAGGTTACACAAGTCGTCAACTATGTGCTCGATCTAGCAGACCAACGTGGCCTgttgcttcagcttcagcctTACCCCGAGGACGAAGCTGTGATTTCAACAGGGGGCTCACAAATGACGTACAGGGATCATATCGTAAAAGAACTCGTTGATACTGAGCGAAAATATGTCCAAGACTTGGAAAACCTGCACGACCTGAAAAAGACATTGGAGCAAAAGGGTCTCATCCCTGGTGACGTTGTGCACCAAATTTTCCTCAACATTAACGCGATCCTCGATTTCCAGCGACGATTTCTTATTCGGGTTGAAACGACAAATTCCTTGCCCAAGGCCGTCCAGCGATGGGGTGCCCCGTTTTGTTTCTACGAGGATGCCTTCGATATCTACCAGCCATTTATTGCCAACCAGCGCAAGGCCGCCCAAATTGCCAATCAGGTCTTTGAGAAGATTCAACAGTCGGACCATCCCGTTGCCGCAGATTTCAATACTTTAGACGGCTTTCTACTGAAACCCATGCAGCGACTGGTGAAATACCCATTGCTACTGAAGGATTTGGCCAAAAAATCCGAAGATGTGGAGGTCAAAGATGACCTAAACACTGGATGTGATGCTGCAGAACGGGTCTTACAAAAGGCCAACGAAGCGGTGAACCGTGATCTCCTAGATGAGGCTCTAGAAGAACTGATTACCCGAGTAGATGACTGGAAGTCCCATAAGGTGGAATCATTCGGCAAGCTGCTCCTCCACGGTGTCTATGGTGTGATCACTGGCAAGAGTGAACAAGAGAAGGAT TACGAAATCTATCTTTTCGAGTGTATCTTACTATGCTGCAAGGAAGCATCtggcaagaaggacaagacaCGATCAACAGGTCCCAGGATTAGGAACAGGAACGCAAAGCTCCAGCTGAAGGGCAGGATTTTCATGACTAACGTGACTGATATCGTGTCCCTTTCGAAGCCGG GCTCGCACAGCGTTCAGATCTGGTGGAAGGGTGACCCTGGCGTCGAGAATTTCACCATCAAGTTCCTTAATGAGGAGACAATGAGAAAGTGGGCTGTAGGACTAGAGACGCAAAGAAAGGAAAACGCACCGCGACTGTCCACCAGCCAGGAGTCTATCAATAATGACTTTGCATGGACAAGGGACCACGCAGGCGGCCTCGAAAATCCCTACCTACAAcaggacgaagatgacgatgaagattATGGACCGGCAACAGCTCCAGCACAATTTCCGATGCCTGCATCAATGGGCGCCGCCGTACCTCGTACTTCGTCAAGTTCCAGTCTAAGACAACGTTCTGCCACAGGAGAGAGCACGCAATCCCTTGCAGGCATTGCCAGAGCTCCCCCTCCGCGTTTCCCGCTGCCTATGCCACCGGCCCCCCTCAGTCTACAAACACAAGGCAGTGGTGCCCCCTCTCCCGGCTCTAGAGGCGGAGACAGCTATTTCTCTCCGGTGGCCGAGTCTCCGGCATCTTCTCGTACCAGCACCACAAGCGGCATCTTCCCTGGCCCTGCCTATCAGTTCCCTCCCAAAGCTGGTACACCACAGGCCGTCTGGGACGACCCGCGTTATGCCCCTCCTAATATGCCGCGCGCCCCATCAAGGGACGGATCATCGCCAAATCCAATAGGTATGAGTGCCAGAAACGCGCGAGGGCCCTCTCTGCCGGCAATGGCCACTCACAGTCAGACCGCAGCTCAGCAGCAGCGAAGTAGATCTTACAGCACTCCAGATGTGAACGTTGGAGGTATTCCCCGGCAGCGCCAACCGAGTCAAGGCAACGTTCCGGCTGTGCCTGGCATCCCCCAGCATTTACATCCGGCCCACGATGGCAACATCCCGAGGTCGCAAACAGGCTCCCCTCGTAACGATTTGCCAATACGAACCAGCACACAGAGCCCTGGGTTGCAACGTGAACGAATGCATCAACACTCGGGAAGTCTTGGTGGTACTATGACGCATTTCCCTTCACAACCTACTTACCAGCGCGGGAACACACCTACGGGAGGCAACGGGCTGCGAGTCGACTCTGCCACAGCGAACTCGCGGAATGTGTCTCCATCTATTGGCACGGGAACGTTGCCTCCAACTAGCAACCCGATGGCTAGCCCAGATTTACCTATGCCGACACAATTGAAAGTCAGAGTGAACTGTGACAGCGGAAATTACGTGACGCTCGTTGTCGCATTCAACATTACCTACCAATCTCTGATCGACCGAATTGATGCTAAACTCGCGCGATTTATGACGAGCAGTATCGGCAAAGGTCTGCTGAAGCTACGGTACCgtgatgaagacggcgactTCGTCACCATCCAAAGCGATGACGACATTCAAATTGCCTTTATGGAATGGCGTGAGGGTGTCCGAAACATGTATTCTGGCGGCGTAGGAGAGATAGAACTCTTCTGTGTTGGAGACGGTCAATAG
- a CDS encoding ribosomal protein MRP10, mitochondrial (similar to Metarhizium robertsii ARSEF 23 XP_007821673.1), with amino-acid sequence MSGGHKPIRLPPLKTLRVHNPKRTPENPCIAIMSSVLACWASAGYNAAGCAAIETQLRKCMDGPPPPPAPTNTINYHLSRMQKYVTSPRKQK; translated from the exons ATGTCCGGCGGCCACAAACCCATCCGCCTACCGCCCCTCAAAACCCTCCGCGTCCACAACCCCAAGCGAACGCCCGAAAACCCCTGCATCGCAATAATGTCCAGCGTCCTCG CATGCTGGGCATCAGCGGGTTACAACGCCGCCGGGTGCGCTGCCATCGAGACCCAACTCCGCAAATGTATGGACGgtccgccgccgcctcctgcGCCTACAAATACGATCAATTACCACCTTTCGAGGATGCAGAAGTATGTGACGAGTCCGAGGAAGCAAAAGTGA
- a CDS encoding AAA-ATPase vps4-associated protein 1 domain-containing protein, which translates to MSAPFPNLYTHRKVAESASKACDICYKPSTSVLITPDKKDFFYVCPAHLKDTYFCTPKIDEEALKAKREKELAEETEKLKKEYVERQRKKKEKAAKDKDKKDDKDKDKDQEKESDKKDDKDKAESTSTDDAKDKESSTPTEEPRVFELKSAFYQQRLQRKRQAEAAKRDRERVSQPGYFPSVPSGPPTK; encoded by the exons ATGTCGGCTCCATTTCCCAATCTTTACACACATAGGAAGGTGGCAGAGAGTGCCTCCAAAGCTTGTGATATCTGCTACAAGCCCAGCACTTCTGTTCTCATTACCCCGGATAAAAAG GACTTCTTCTATGTTTGTCCAGCGCATTTGAAAGACACCTACTTTTGCACACCAAAGATTGATGAGGAAGCTCTCAAGGCTAAGCGCGAGAAGGAACTGGCAGAAGAAACTGAAAAACTAAAGAAAGAGTACGTGGAACGCCAGCgcaagaaaaaggaaaaggcagccaaggacaaagaTAAGAAAGACGACAAGGATAAGGACAAGGATCAGGAGAAGGAGAGCGACAAAAAGGATGATAAAGATAAGGCTGAGAGTACATCAACTGATGAT GCCAAAGATAAGGAATCCAGCACACCAACCGAAGAGCCACGAGTCTTTGAGCTGAAGAG TGCGTTTTATCAGCAACGTCTTCAACGAAAACGGCAGGCGGAAGCGGCAAAAAGAGATCGTGAACGAGTCTCCCAGCCAGGTTATTTCCCGAGTGTACCATCAGGCCCTCCTACCAAATGA
- a CDS encoding dual specificity phosphatase (similar to Metarhizium acridum CQMa 102 XP_007808040.1), protein MALSPIEGQDGLYVGGIWALRRSDTLSEKGITHVLSVVGFSPDSLKNFKDEPWSEYGKQFHHLLIDIDDVDESNLLAELPRAVKFIDQGLRGSRNQTSTPVKAGSQDGTVRDGSEESGIVEEGLERMKISSADTTPIAGTRTGKGTDAVSQPGGVFVHCAAGKSRSVSIVIAYLLWRYPNRFDANLVPASAYTNNNISSKKNSAASAAHSSTQTGTGGNRSRKDTAEEAVELALGLIRRTRPMAEPNDGFMHQLALWWEMGCPDDVETHPLYQRWAYKREVEEHVAVGQAPSRLRFEDEEPSAAPAAGGDSQTELTLRCKKCRRMLATAPFINEHVASTASKTFDPRQPCPHYFIEPLSWMRSELEKGELNGRLSCPNERCGAAVGRYDWKGIRCACGGWVIPGLSLQRARVDEEVRRKPRAMGQGQGPGLSEVARNMGIRMPPGGGRGGNL, encoded by the exons ATGGCGCTCAGTCCGATAGAAGGCCAAGATGGTCTCTACGTGGGCGG AATCTGGGCACTCCGCCGCTCAGATACACTCTCAGAAAAGGGCATAACCCATGTGTTATCAGTCGTGGGCTTCAGTCCAGATAGCCTGAAAAATTTCAAGGATGAGCCGTGGTCCGAGTACGGCAAACAGTTTCACCACTTGCTCATCGATATAGACGATGTAGATGAGTCAAATCTGCTCGCGGAGTTGCCGAGAGCAGTGAAATTCATCGACCAAGGGTTGAGGGGCTCACGGAACCAGACATCCACTCCAGTAAAGGCTGGGAGCCAAGATGGCACGGTCCGAGATGGGAGCGAGGAGAGCGGAATTGTGGAGGAAGGACTGGAGAGAATGAAAATATCCAGTGCCGACACCACCCCAATCGCAGGCACAAGGACAGGCAAAGGGACAGATGCAGTGTCACAACCAGGCGGCGTCTTTGTCCATTGCGCAGCGGGCAAGTCTCGCTCCGTGTCGATAGTGATAGCGTATCTGCTCTGGCGGTATCCGAACCGGTTTGATGCCAACCTGGTACCCGCCTCAGCatacaccaacaacaatatcagcagcaagaagaacTCGGCTGCTTCAGCGGCGCATTCATCTACCCAAACGGGGACAGGTGGAAACAGATCGCGCAAGGATacggcagaagaagctgttgagttAGCGCTGGGGCTGATCCGACGAACGCGACCGATGGCAGAGCCCAACGATGGCTTCATGCACCAGCTAGCACTCTGGTGGGAGATGGGCTGTCCGGACGATGTGGAGACACATCCTCTGTATCAGCGGTGGGCGTATAAGCGCGAGGTTGAAGAGCATGTTGCCGTTGGGCAGGCCCCCAGCCGACTGCGATtcgaggatgaagagccTTCAGCTGCTCCCGCAGCAGGAGGAGATTCACAGACAGAGCTCACGCTACGGTGCAAAAAGTGCAGAAGGATGCTTGCTACCGCGCCATTCATCAACGAACATGTCGCTTCTACTGCATCCAAGACATTTGACCCTCGACAGCCATGTCCTCACTACTTTATCGAGCCACTAAGCTGGATGCGTAGTGAGCTTGAAAAGGGCGAACTCAATGGCCGACTGAGCTGCCCTAACGAGAGGTGCGGTGCTGCCGTCGGACGCTACGATTGGAAGGGCATCCGGTGTGCCTGTGGCGGATGGGTCATTCCGGGGCTGTCGTTGCAAAGAGCGAGGGTAGACGAGGAAGTGAGGAGGAAACCTCGGGCCATgggccaaggtcaaggccCAGGGTTGAGTGAAGTCGCGAGGAATATGGGCATTCGGATGCCTCCCGgtggaggaaggggagggaATTTGTAG
- a CDS encoding F-box and WD domain-containing protein (similar to Cordyceps militaris CM01 XP_006673818.1) — translation MDPFSPAHQPDEGYSEDPLNPTVHQSLPASLATLRSPAELPSWLASNASTLPVSVKKELTLALLDDLPTSAIAEIVQRLNPRLYIDFVQYLPAEICLKVLGYLDPISLVGVAQTCRAWYELALDRKLWERLYYLEGWKAVTSDIAAAENKINSGLTSSIGHLHRIQNADGQTNKIRAILNDDGDLEMTGTDRRHSGSDNIGIGGSIFGTPGSSFSSHRPVMSPVSGDVDMDASYASNSSTCKGKSVDRSFSSSSDVVRVKRKEPGGTPEPSLPPILPADHPSASMRSTLWSWDVNSSRYRINWKYLYNMRRRLESNWELGKYTTFQLPHPQFPEEGHQECVYTLQFDADYLVSGSRDQTMRIWNIRTRRLVRPPLIGHAGSVLCLQFDADPSEDIIVSGSSDSNVFIWKFSTGELIQKITKAHRESVLNVRFDKRILVTSSKDKTIKIFNRRPLRFGELGYGSADAAFSAAGKTVKRYGYEPDLAQELPLKEPYTMIGRLEGHGAAVNAIQVRDRTIVSVSGDRHIKVWDWPDQVCTQTIPAHDKGIACVEFDGRRIVSGSSDYEVCIFDAPTGLKVAQLRGHAHLVRTVQAGFGDLPYSKIEDELEAKNVDAEYFKAVEAGEVAREGERRNRRTRRVNAGSSRPTDVQAFGAKVPPGGGGGRKYGRIVSGSYDQSIIIWRRDKEGVWKPAHHLRQEEAAAAAQQHMAMAAPPQSTQQPGLGAHPQGSLPMHPSVRPTILHASGSRNRPQPPGEMGPVDGESSGSGSGTGQGTSGLYMNLIDQVVPLGARALEQAIANYPAVLSHHNYLQSVIEREPSPLIRTQLRQAITAALVSFQTGQQPARQRPVSALNNATGQVEAPDGGFSVAGPSNAPATPGMSQPASMSTPRATQAVPGPSAASAIYIAPDVNMTTAATPLPVPLPTPTPAPAQPAQVPTPHTAPPPAHHHPHIAAAENAPARVFKLQFDARKIVCCSQAPVIVGWDFCNGDPELEETARYFATVD, via the exons ATGGACCCCTTCTCGCCAGCGCATCAACCCGATGAGGGCTACTCCGAGGATCCTTTGAATCCCACTGTTCATCAGAGCCTACCTGCGAGCTTGGCCACTCTGCGATCGCCAGCTgagctgccatcatggctggcaagCAATGCCTCGACCTTGCCTGTCTCTGTGAAGAAAG AATTGACACTCGCACTCCTCGATGATCTTCCTACCTCCGCCATTGCTGAAATCGTCCAGCGTCTAAACCCTCGATTATACATCGATTTTGTCCAATATCTTCCGGCCGAAATCTGTCTCAAAGTACTGGGCTATCTTGACCCTATATCATTAGTTGGCGTCGCCCAAACATGTCGAGCGTGGTACGAGTTGGCTCTGGATAGAAAACTCTGGGAGAGACTATACTATCTTGAAGGATGGAAAGCTGTTACGAGTGATATTGCAGCCGCAGAGAACAAAATCAACTCTGGCTTAACCAGCTCCATCGGCCATTTGCATCGGATCCAAAATGCTGATGGTCAAACCAACAAGATTCGAGCTATCCTAAATGACGATGGAGACTTGGAAATGACCGGGACCGATCGGCGACACAGCGGATCGGATAACATAGGCATTGGTGGTAGCATTTTCGGGACACCCGGCTCATCATTCTCGTCTCATCGGCCAGTCATGTCACCTGTGAGCGGTgatgttgacatggatgcGAGCTATGCCTCAAATTCATCAACGTGCAAGGGCAAAAGCGTTGACAGAAGTTTTAGCTCCTCGTCAGATGTCGTTCGTGTTAAGCGGAAAGAACCAGGGGGAACACCAGAGCCGTCTTTGCCTCCGATTCTTCCAGCAGATCATCCGAGTGCTTCGATGCGATCAACTTTGTGGTCTTGGGACGTCAACAGCTCGAGGTATCGCATCAACTGGAAGTATCTCTACAACATGCGACGAAGGCTCGAGTCCAATTGGGAACTTGGCAAATACACGACATTTCAGTTGCCGCACCCACAATTTCCCGAAGAAGGACATCAGGAATGTGTCTACACATTACAATTTGATGCCGATTATTTGGTCAGCGGTAGCAGGGACCAAACCATGCGCATATGGAATATTCGAACCCGTCGCTTGGTTCGGCCACCTCTGATTGGACATGCTGGCTCAGTCTTGTGTCTTCAGTTTGACGCCGACCCCTCCGAGGACATTATTGTTTCCGGGAGCAGTGACTCCAATGTCTTCATCTGGAAGTTTTCGACTGGCGAGCTGATTCAAAAAATTACTAAGGCGCATCGCGAGTCAGTTCTTAATGTTCGCTTTGATAAGCGGATTCTTGTCACGTCTTCAAAAGACAAAACTATTAAAATTTTTAATAGAAGACCTCTTCGCTTTGGAGAGCTGGGATATGGCTCGGCCGATGCAGCCTTCAGTGCGGCAGGCAAGACTGTCAAACGCTACGGATATGAACCAGATCTAGCACAGGAACTTCCTCTTAAGGAGCCGTATACCATGATTGGGCGCTTAGAGGGCCACGGCGCCGCCGTGAATGCCATCCAAGTCAGAGATCGTACCATTGTTTCCGTCTCTGGAGACAGGCATATCAAGGTTTGGGATTGGCCAGATCAAGTGTGTACCCAAACTATCCCCGCTCACGATAAGGGCATTGCGTGTGTCGAGTTTGATGGACGACGAATTGTGAGCGGCAGCAGCGATTATGAAGTGTGTATTTTTGATGCCCCGACGGGTCTCAAGGTTGCACAACTGCGTGGCCACGCACACCTTGTGAGAACTGTACAAGCCGGGTTTGGCGACCTGCCCTACAGCAAGATCGAAGACGAGTTAGAAGCCAAGAATGTCGATGCCGAGTACTTCAAGGCTGTCGAAGCTGGTGAGGTTGCTCGCGAAGGTGAAAGGCGGAACCGAAGGACGAGGAGAGTGAATGCCGGAAGCTCTAGGCCAACTGATGTACAGGCATTTGGAGCCAAGGTGCCacctggaggaggaggcggtcGAAAGTATGGGCGAATTGTTTCTGGGTCCTACGACCAGAGCATTATTATATGGAGACGAGACAAAGAAGGTGTCTGGAAACCAGcacatcatcttcgtcaggAGGAGGCAGCAGCGGCCGCACAGCAACATATGGCGATGGCAGCACCACCGCAATCTACCCAGCAACCGGGGTTGGGTGCTCACCCTCAGGGCAGCCTCCCAATGCACCCCTCTGTTCGCCCGACGATCCTTCATGCATCTGGCTCTCGCAACAGACCTCAGCCTCCTGGCGAGATGGGTCCGGTGGATGGAGAAtccagtggcagtggcagtggcaccGGTCAAGGAACCTCCGGGCTCTACATGAATTTGATTGACCAGGTCGTGCCTCTGGGTGCACGAGCATTGGAGCAGGCAATAGCCAACTACCCAGCCGTATTGAGTCATCACAACTACCTGCAGTCCGTCATTGAACGTGAGCCGTCGCCGTTGATCCGCACGCAGCTTCGACAGGCGATCACAGCGGCGTTGGTCTCCTTCCAAACGGGACAACAACCCGCGAGACAGCGACCGGTGAGTGCGTTGAACAACGCTACTGGCCAGGTAGAGGCGCCAGATGGCGGCTTCTCTGTGGCTGGCCCGAGCAACGCTCCTGCGACACCAGGCATGTCTCAACCCGCAAGCATGTCCACTCCCAGAGCGACTCAAGCTGTTCCTGGGCCATCAGCAGCATCTGCAATCTATATAGCACCGGATGTGAACATGACGACTGCTGCAACACCCCTACCGGTTCCTCTACCGACTCCTacgccagcgccagcgcaACCAGCCCAAGTGCCGACACCACATACCGCTCCGCCACcagcacatcaccaccctcacaTCGCCGCGGCAGAGAATGCACCTGCCCGCGTTTTCAAGCTTCAGTTTGATGCTCGCAAGATCGTGTGCTGTAGTCAAGCGCCAGTTATTGTGGGCTGGGACTTTTGCAACGGAGACCCTGAGCTTGAGGAGACTGCTCGATACTTCGCTACTGTAGATTAG
- a CDS encoding Snf7 protein (similar to Metarhizium robertsii ARSEF 23 XP_007821676.1) produces MNRLFGSKTTGPKPTLSGAITNIDTRIASIDTKLKALNGELSAYQEKMSKMREGPGKQAIKQKALKVLQRRKAYEAEKEKLEGQVWNMEQASSMQDNLKNVMTQVDAMKTTKKELQKQYGKIDIDKIEQLQDEMADLMDVGNEIQDSLARSYDIPDEVDEAELDAELEALGMEQELEMEMGGAVPGFLQDEVVPEFVDEPPQTEDKVKEAAG; encoded by the coding sequence ATGAACCGCCTCTTCGGTTCCAAAACCACCGGGCCAAAGCCCACCCTCTCGGGCGCCATTACCAACATCGACACCCGCATTGCCTCCATCGACACGAAACTAAAAGCCCTCAATGGCGAACTATCCGCCTACCAAGAAAAAATGTCCAAGATGCGCGAAGGGCCCGGCAAACAAGCCATCAAGCAAAAGGCCCTCAAGGTTCTCCAGCGCCGGAAAGCGTACGAGGCGGAAAAGGAAAAACTAGAGGGTCAAGTGTGGAACATGGAGCAAGCATCCAGCATGCAGGATAATTTGAAGAATGTCATGACGCAGGTCGATGCGATGAAGACGACTAAGAAAGAGCTGCAGAAGCAATATGGCAAGATTGACATTGATAAGATTGAGCAGTTGCAGGATGAGATGGCcgatttgatggatgtggGTAATGAGATTCAGGATAGTCTGGCAAGGAGCTACGATATCCCAGATGAAGTGGATGAGGCGGAGCTGGATGCTGAGTTGGAGGCGCTGGGGATGGAacaggagctggagatggagatgggagGAGCGGTGCCAGGGTTCTTGCAGGACGAGGTGGTGCCCGAGTTTGTGGATGAGCCTCCCCAGACGGAAGATAAAGTGAAGGAAGCTGCTGGTTAG
- a CDS encoding negative regulator of DNA transposition (similar to Cordyceps militaris CM01 XP_006673825.1): MSTALDSQRLSQIFQSRPDIIDGIKRAADSPGRITLFNEIANHVYDQIHNQAEPALKRRKVEAGTDANGTHQASGGSGNAADEPVLLHVKEISVSVPQRKKFEICLTQSFIYARTPGTTAPIPAITYAWKDIEYLFYLPVPEKAQVQHNYVLFPRGTCLPSRTNPPTIEPLVFTVPATAPKEGTIGGAEVSSAAAVSDTYKSLFHWAFDRRLRAAGNAIDLVSADPNRFCSVVRQPHRPNEKAVHVSGFRGSKDGYLFFLDNGILWGFKKPLIFIPLNRIAAISYTNILQITFNMVVETFSGEGEPNEELEFGMLDQQDYGGIDDYVKRNRLQDRSMAEQRKAKLQLAENRGPKKGSDEAETGNAEGGTELEKAQLEVEQQLQDDEDEDEEDYDPGSDGESEGSGDSSEGDDDDDEEEDGEGEEYDEAEEGEEGGDGEEEDEGEEEEETEARPEPEPVKPVKAEPVKQKVAQVPVRQGWASMASSRPRDDVDMEEKFDVV; encoded by the exons ATGTCTACAGCGCTAGATTCACAGAGGCTGAGCCAAATATTCCAGTCTCGACCGGATATTATCGACGGCATCAAACGAGCAGCGG ATTCACCGGGACGCATTACCCTCTTCAATGAAATCGCCAACCATGTCTACGACCAGATCCACAACCAGGCCGAGCCTGCCctgaagagaagaaaagttgAAGCTGGTACAGACGCGAACGGGACACATCAAGCATCTGGAGGCTCAGGAAACGCCGCAGACGAACCGGTGTTATTACATGTCAAAGAAATATCCGTCTCGGTCCCCCAAAGGAAGAAATTCGAGATATGCCTTACTCAAAGCTTTATCTATGCGAGGACTCCTGGAACCACAGCCCCTATTCCGGCTATAACCTATGCTTGGAAAGACATTG AATATCTTTTCTACTTGCCTGTACCAGAAAAGGCACAGGTGCAGCACAACTACGTTCTCTTCCCGCGAGGGACATGTCTCCCGTCAAGGACCAATCCACCCACCATTGAGCCGTTGGTCTTCACAGTCCCTGCTACGGCGCCGAAAGAGGGCACTATTGGAGGCGCCGAAGTGTCGTCTGCGGCTGCTGTGTCGGACACGTACAAATCACTCTTTCACTGGGCATTTGACAGGCGGCTACGAGCAGCAGGCAACGCCATCGATCTTGTTTCTGCCGACCCCAACAGATTTTGCAGCGTCGTTCGTCAGCCCCATCGACCAAATGAAAAGGCAGTCCACGTGAGTGGTTTCAGGGGCTCAAAGGACGGTtatctcttcttcctcgatAACGGAATCCTGTGGGGTTTCAAGAAGCCGCTGATTTTCATTCCCCTGAATCGCATCGCGGCAATCAGTTACACGAATATCCTCCAAATCACGTTCAACATGGTTGTTGAAACCTTCTCCGGAGAAGGCGAACCAAATGAGGAACTCGAATTCGGCATGCTAGACCAGCAAGACTACGGAGGAATCGATGACTACGTGAAGCGCAACCGTCTTCAAGATCGAAGTATGGCGGAGCAAAGAAAGGCTAAACTACAACTTGCTGAAAACAGAGGCCCGAAGAAGGGCTCGGATGAAGCAGAAACTGGCAACGCTGAAGGTGGCACAGAGTTGGAGAAGGCCCAGTTAGAGGTGGAGCAGCAGTTGcaagacgatgaggacgaagacgaagaggattATGATCCGGGAAGCGATGGTGAGAGTGAGGGGTCCGGGGACTCTAGTgaaggcgacgatgatgatgatgaggaggaggacgggGAAGGCGAAGAGTATGATGAGGCCGaggaaggagaggaaggagGTGacggagaggaggaggatgagggggaagaagaggaagaaacaGAGGCCaggccagagccagagcccGTCAAGCCCGTGAAGGCAGAACCAGTCAAGCAAAAGGTTGCTCAGGTCCCCGTCCGTCAAGGATGGGCAAGCATGGCCAGCTCACGGCCACGAGATgacgtggacatggaagaaaagTTTGATGTAGTATGA